In one window of Pseudomonas sp. IAC-BECa141 DNA:
- a CDS encoding ketoacyl-ACP synthase III — MIGIKSIASYVPVAGVDNYAQGAKFEKDEEFILGKIGSAFLPRKDAEQETSDLCVEAANALFANNPELKRESIDALIVVTQNGDEEGLPHTAAIVQDKLGLPTHVAAFDISLGCSGYVYGIYAIKGFMEAAGLKNGLLITADPYSKIVDPEDRNTTMLFGDAATATWMGEDPVWALGKAKFGTDGSGAPHLKVTDGVFFMNGRQVFNFALLKVPAHLHELLDDSGLKADDIDAFCIHQGSAAIVDAVARRFEGEPEKFIKDMVETGNTVSSSVPLLLEKHVLDSDWNRIAISGFGVGLSWGSAIIYRP, encoded by the coding sequence ATGATTGGCATAAAAAGCATTGCGAGCTACGTTCCTGTAGCCGGCGTGGACAATTACGCACAAGGTGCAAAATTCGAGAAGGATGAAGAATTCATCCTCGGCAAGATCGGTTCGGCCTTCCTGCCACGTAAAGACGCAGAACAGGAAACGTCCGATCTGTGCGTTGAAGCGGCCAATGCGCTGTTTGCCAACAACCCTGAGCTGAAACGTGAATCCATCGATGCGCTGATCGTCGTGACCCAGAACGGTGACGAAGAAGGCTTGCCGCATACTGCTGCAATCGTGCAGGACAAGCTTGGCCTGCCGACCCATGTCGCGGCGTTCGATATTTCCCTGGGCTGCTCCGGTTACGTCTACGGCATCTACGCGATCAAGGGCTTCATGGAAGCCGCCGGCCTGAAGAACGGCCTGCTGATCACCGCTGACCCGTATTCGAAGATCGTCGATCCGGAAGATCGCAACACCACCATGTTGTTCGGCGACGCCGCCACCGCGACCTGGATGGGCGAAGACCCGGTCTGGGCGTTGGGCAAGGCCAAGTTCGGCACCGACGGTTCCGGCGCACCGCACCTGAAGGTGACCGATGGCGTGTTCTTCATGAACGGCCGTCAGGTGTTCAACTTCGCGCTGCTCAAAGTCCCGGCGCACCTGCACGAACTGCTCGACGATTCCGGTCTGAAGGCCGATGACATCGATGCCTTCTGCATTCACCAGGGCAGTGCGGCGATTGTCGATGCCGTGGCGCGGCGCTTCGAAGGCGAGCCGGAGAAGTTCATCAAGGACATGGTCGAGACCGGTAACACCGTGTCGTCCAGCGTGCCGTTGCTGCTGGAAAAGCACGTGCTTGATTCCGACTGGAATCGCATCGCGATCAGTGGTTTCGGTGTCGGACTGTCGTGGGGTTCGGCGATTATCTATCGTCCTTGA